A section of the Jannaschia sp. S6380 genome encodes:
- a CDS encoding L,D-transpeptidase → MQTRNRVAMSRRAFAGSLGALVLCAPAVARAQSSGVVRRNTSGFKLHNWQDHFDELGKGIIISDTNSRVMQQWMPGGEMFIYPTSVPMTDELTRRGYTEITFKDPAPDWTPTPSMRERDPSLPAYMPPGPDNPLGARAMHLSWQYYRIHGTHDTRKIGRRSSSGCIGLYNEHIIEVYDRTPVGTQVKLI, encoded by the coding sequence ATGCAGACAAGAAACCGAGTTGCAATGTCTCGGCGCGCTTTTGCCGGCAGCCTGGGTGCTCTGGTGCTCTGTGCACCCGCAGTAGCCAGGGCCCAATCCTCAGGCGTAGTCCGGAGAAACACGTCGGGCTTCAAACTGCACAATTGGCAGGATCATTTCGATGAGCTCGGCAAGGGCATCATCATTTCCGACACCAATTCCCGCGTCATGCAACAGTGGATGCCAGGCGGGGAAATGTTCATTTACCCAACATCGGTACCGATGACCGACGAACTCACGCGCCGCGGTTACACAGAGATCACTTTCAAGGACCCTGCGCCAGACTGGACGCCGACACCGTCAATGAGAGAGCGCGATCCTTCATTGCCGGCTTACATGCCGCCTGGGCCGGACAACCCTCTCGGTGCCCGCGCGATGCACCTGTCATGGCAGTATTATCGAATTCACGGCACCCATGACACGCGAAAGATCGGGAGACGATCTTCAAGCGGATGCATCGGTCTCTACAACGAGCACATCATCGAGGTGTACGACCGGACGCCCGTCGGCACGCAGGTCAAGCTGATCTGA
- a CDS encoding ATP-binding protein, with product MRLGFRTQIALLVVSVLFVAQVVGLWLFVDERSLAVQAAIGSEAAGRAANVARLIEGAPPELHDEIVAAATSPLVRFELGEGPSVTHTHHDENGAVEARIRALLNDGYSRDIRVEVHEIEQGLLPLPNLSPEMARMHAEMMRGTLAAIEMEVSIAIAGGRWLNVATRFEKPPIQWSWTSTLSFALTSAVLLLAIFWFLLTRLTRPLNELAAAAEEFGRGGGEGPKTPVGPSEVRNLTIAFNDMQARLARFVTDRTRMLAALAHDLRTPLTALRVRAEMVDDVETKEGISASLDEMQDMVEATLAYARGVGQGEDLQRIDVAGYLSDIQMGTHGGLELQMGPEAVVQIKPMAMRRALRNLIDNAQRYGQDPVLSWDVTGADVEIRVDDNGPGIPESHIADVFQPFQRMEQSRSLDTGGHGLGLAIARSVVLEHGGTIELLNRDDGGLRARIILPLAMPRKRASEQMARFDPVSDGA from the coding sequence ATGCGGTTGGGGTTTCGCACGCAGATTGCGCTTCTTGTCGTTTCGGTGCTTTTTGTTGCCCAGGTCGTGGGCCTTTGGCTGTTCGTCGATGAACGGTCGCTGGCGGTCCAGGCGGCGATTGGAAGCGAGGCTGCGGGACGTGCCGCCAATGTTGCCCGGCTGATCGAAGGCGCGCCGCCCGAGTTACACGATGAGATCGTTGCGGCGGCAACCTCGCCCCTGGTGCGTTTTGAGCTTGGCGAGGGTCCATCGGTGACGCACACGCATCATGACGAAAATGGAGCCGTTGAAGCGCGCATCCGTGCGCTTCTGAATGACGGGTATAGCCGCGACATTCGTGTCGAGGTCCACGAGATCGAACAGGGCCTCCTTCCGCTGCCCAACCTCTCTCCCGAGATGGCCAGGATGCATGCAGAGATGATGCGAGGCACGCTAGCGGCTATCGAAATGGAAGTTTCAATCGCCATTGCGGGAGGTCGTTGGTTGAACGTCGCTACACGGTTCGAAAAACCGCCGATACAATGGTCATGGACGTCCACTCTGTCATTTGCGCTGACATCCGCGGTGCTGCTTCTTGCGATCTTCTGGTTTCTTCTGACCCGTTTGACGCGACCGCTGAACGAGCTCGCGGCGGCGGCCGAGGAGTTCGGTCGTGGGGGCGGAGAAGGACCGAAAACGCCGGTCGGTCCGAGCGAAGTCCGAAACCTGACAATCGCGTTCAACGACATGCAGGCGCGGCTCGCGCGTTTCGTGACGGACCGGACACGGATGCTGGCCGCACTCGCCCATGATCTGCGCACGCCGCTGACGGCACTGCGGGTCCGGGCAGAAATGGTGGACGACGTCGAAACGAAAGAGGGTATCTCGGCGTCGCTCGATGAAATGCAGGATATGGTCGAGGCCACGCTGGCCTATGCCCGCGGCGTTGGGCAGGGCGAAGACCTGCAGCGTATCGATGTGGCAGGGTACCTCTCAGACATCCAAATGGGCACACACGGCGGTCTTGAGCTGCAAATGGGGCCTGAAGCGGTGGTGCAGATAAAGCCCATGGCCATGCGACGTGCTTTGCGCAATCTCATCGACAACGCGCAACGATACGGGCAGGATCCGGTTCTGTCATGGGATGTGACGGGTGCAGACGTCGAAATCCGGGTCGATGACAACGGGCCGGGCATCCCGGAGAGTCATATCGCTGACGTATTCCAGCCTTTCCAAAGGATGGAACAATCCCGCTCTCTCGACACTGGCGGTCACGGCTTGGGCCTTGCCATCGCGCGCAGCGTTGTTCTTGAGCATGGCGGAACCATCGAGTTGTTGAACCGTGACGACGGCGGGCTCCGTGCGCGAATTATTCTGCCCCTGGCGATGCCTCGCAAGCGAGCGTCGGAACAAATGGCGCGTTTTGACCCTGTGTCAGATGGCGCTTAG
- a CDS encoding response regulator has product MTAQPHILVVDDHAEIRQSVTRYLENNGMRATAAGNTVEMDAQLASASIDLIVLDIMMPGEDGLSACTRLRQENCTTPILMLTALGEDNERITGLDTGADDYLAKPFNPRELLARINAILRRASSATSPHGGALAGKRVNFAGVTFDHDAGQVIREDGDTITLTTAEAKLLTVFLERPRAVISRDDLLELSAGRVAGPLDRTIDNQVSRLRRKIEPDVLRPRIISTVRNGGYCLNCDVEFEA; this is encoded by the coding sequence ATGACCGCGCAGCCGCATATCCTCGTCGTCGACGATCATGCCGAGATCCGCCAGTCGGTCACCCGTTACTTGGAGAACAACGGCATGCGGGCCACTGCTGCGGGCAATACGGTCGAGATGGATGCCCAATTGGCCAGTGCAAGTATCGATTTGATTGTCTTGGATATCATGATGCCGGGAGAAGACGGACTTTCCGCGTGCACACGCTTACGTCAAGAGAACTGCACCACTCCCATCCTCATGCTCACAGCACTTGGCGAGGACAATGAACGTATCACGGGTCTTGATACGGGAGCAGATGACTATCTCGCCAAGCCGTTCAATCCACGCGAACTTCTGGCGCGAATCAACGCCATCCTGCGACGCGCCAGCAGCGCAACGTCGCCGCATGGCGGGGCGCTTGCCGGGAAACGCGTAAACTTTGCCGGTGTCACGTTCGACCACGATGCCGGTCAGGTCATCAGGGAAGACGGCGATACGATCACGCTCACGACAGCTGAGGCGAAGCTGCTTACGGTGTTTCTGGAACGCCCGCGCGCAGTTATCAGCCGAGACGATTTGCTCGAACTCAGCGCCGGTCGCGTTGCTGGACCGCTCGACCGGACCATTGACAACCAGGTGTCCAGGCTGCGCCGGAAGATCGAGCCGGATGTGTTGAGACCGCGGATCATCTCGACGGTCCGTAACGGCGGCTATTGCCTGAATTGCGATGTGGAGTTCGAAGCCTGA
- a CDS encoding sialidase family protein, producing the protein MTPHPVAAQMSSTLFEQIEDVPAPSPPGAHEPSLTDHEDTLYMSWMEQVGPETRVMMAVRTGEGWSVPRLVQQGDDLFVNWADFPGIAVFEDGTIAVHWLREIGPSSFDYQVEISLSHDGGTTWGQPLIPHDDRSFAQHGFASMWSAGQSSLAVIWLDGRAYGAEGDKALTAPDAMQLRATMLTSEGMLGDDVAIDLQTCSCCQTSLAATGDGTILAAYRDRTEGEIRDISVARLTEKGWETPVSVHDDGWELSGCPVNGPAIDAEGGNAAVAWFTGANDVAAVKVAFSDNGGRDFDTPVRIDQGNPVGRVDLELLDDGTALTSWVEWVEGNEALYLCKVHHDAGCISPEILTINSAGASVNFPRMARLGREVYLAWTQPDENGDSIAIRRAVLAERN; encoded by the coding sequence ATGACGCCGCATCCGGTCGCCGCACAGATGAGTTCGACGCTCTTTGAACAGATCGAGGATGTGCCCGCACCTTCGCCTCCGGGTGCCCATGAGCCGTCACTGACTGACCATGAGGATACGCTCTACATGAGCTGGATGGAGCAGGTGGGGCCAGAGACCAGAGTCATGATGGCAGTCCGGACGGGCGAGGGTTGGTCCGTTCCGCGTCTTGTGCAACAGGGAGACGATCTCTTCGTCAACTGGGCCGATTTTCCCGGAATTGCCGTATTCGAAGACGGAACGATTGCCGTGCACTGGCTTCGGGAAATCGGTCCATCGAGTTTTGACTACCAGGTTGAGATCTCTCTGTCGCATGATGGCGGCACGACCTGGGGGCAACCCCTGATCCCGCATGACGACCGGTCATTTGCGCAGCACGGGTTCGCGTCGATGTGGTCTGCGGGCCAGAGCAGCTTGGCCGTGATCTGGCTGGATGGGCGCGCCTATGGTGCAGAGGGTGATAAGGCACTTACCGCGCCGGACGCCATGCAACTGCGCGCGACCATGCTGACAAGCGAAGGTATGCTCGGCGATGACGTCGCCATCGACTTGCAGACCTGTTCGTGCTGCCAGACTAGCCTCGCAGCGACGGGTGATGGCACAATCCTTGCCGCCTATCGCGACCGTACCGAGGGGGAGATCCGGGACATCTCGGTGGCACGACTGACCGAAAAGGGATGGGAAACACCTGTTTCGGTCCACGATGATGGATGGGAATTGTCGGGCTGTCCCGTGAACGGTCCGGCCATCGACGCCGAGGGCGGGAATGCAGCCGTCGCCTGGTTCACGGGTGCCAATGACGTTGCTGCTGTCAAAGTTGCTTTCTCTGACAATGGCGGGCGCGACTTCGATACACCGGTCCGGATTGACCAAGGCAATCCAGTCGGGCGGGTCGATCTTGAACTGCTCGATGATGGGACGGCCCTGACAAGTTGGGTCGAATGGGTTGAAGGGAATGAAGCGCTCTATCTTTGCAAGGTCCATCATGACGCGGGATGCATTTCACCGGAAATCCTGACCATCAACTCGGCAGGTGCGTCAGTGAATTTCCCGCGTATGGCGCGGTTAGGCCGGGAAGTCTATCTGGCCTGGACCCAGCCCGACGAGAACGGAGACAGTATAGCAATCCGACGCGCAGTTCTGGCGGAGCGCAACTGA
- a CDS encoding DUF6010 family protein, whose amino-acid sequence MKREIQNTTDRVVGSQNTAPVHRPAWVGAGLFGITAPLHLFLEPNASVAVAAITLALIGGAYIGFGAADGKARVFWSELAVAILFGTAAVLGMLWHWLALPLGLALHALWDLLHHKPNKLARIPGWYIPLCVVYDLLAASFLILLYGVWM is encoded by the coding sequence ATGAAGCGTGAGATTCAAAACACCACCGACCGTGTTGTCGGATCCCAGAACACCGCCCCTGTTCATCGGCCAGCATGGGTCGGAGCAGGCCTGTTCGGGATAACCGCACCATTGCATCTTTTCCTCGAGCCGAATGCGTCCGTCGCTGTCGCCGCAATTACACTTGCACTGATTGGCGGAGCGTATATCGGTTTCGGCGCGGCGGATGGCAAAGCCCGTGTGTTCTGGTCCGAACTGGCGGTCGCCATTCTTTTCGGGACAGCTGCCGTATTGGGGATGCTCTGGCATTGGCTCGCCCTGCCGCTTGGCCTTGCGCTTCATGCTCTCTGGGACCTGCTCCACCACAAGCCGAACAAACTTGCGCGAATCCCCGGATGGTACATCCCGCTTTGCGTTGTCTACGACCTGCTGGCGGCGTCCTTCTTGATCCTGCTCTACGGAGTATGGATGTGA
- a CDS encoding TVP38/TMEM64 family protein — protein MTRLILLVLLVLLIIALAWRDAFGFDIDLPQREELQRWIDAAGLLGPVLVVALMTVAIVASPLPSAPVALAAGAAYGHTFGTMLVVLGAELGAVAAFLLARRLGRPFVERHVGQKLSEGFLGSQNTLTFLVFGSRLLPFLSFDMISYAAGLSKLHFWRFALATLAGIIPASFLLAHLGSEAMNGDARTATWTAVALGGFTALSLVFAIWRDRHNARKEG, from the coding sequence GTGACCCGTCTCATTCTTCTCGTTCTTCTTGTGCTCCTGATTATCGCGTTGGCTTGGCGCGATGCATTCGGCTTCGACATCGATCTTCCACAACGCGAGGAACTCCAACGATGGATTGATGCCGCAGGCCTCCTCGGACCTGTTTTGGTGGTCGCCCTCATGACAGTGGCAATCGTTGCCAGCCCCCTGCCCTCTGCGCCCGTCGCACTCGCCGCCGGGGCCGCTTACGGACACACATTTGGGACGATGTTGGTTGTCCTCGGAGCCGAGCTCGGCGCCGTAGCGGCATTCTTGCTAGCGCGCAGACTAGGGCGACCTTTTGTTGAGAGACATGTCGGACAGAAGCTGAGTGAGGGATTTCTTGGCTCGCAGAACACGCTGACGTTTCTGGTATTCGGCAGCCGTCTGCTGCCGTTCCTGTCCTTCGACATGATTAGCTATGCGGCGGGCCTTAGTAAATTGCACTTCTGGCGATTTGCTCTCGCCACTCTGGCAGGAATCATACCGGCGAGTTTTCTGCTCGCGCATCTCGGCAGCGAAGCGATGAACGGAGATGCGCGCACCGCGACTTGGACGGCGGTTGCTCTTGGCGGCTTCACGGCTCTGTCGCTCGTCTTCGCCATCTGGCGCGACCGTCACAACGCACGAAAGGAGGGCTGA
- a CDS encoding cation diffusion facilitator family transporter: protein MAAQSHAGHMPTSGKALVISAWLTGVYFVIELAVGLWTGSIAVLSDAFHTLSAVGGVLVAIIAQRIAQRPADAQRSFGWYRAEIIGALVNGGFLLGMALLVIWMGVMRLGNPIHLPTGPMLWVAFGGLVTEIISLGLMWKSSRDDLNARGALWHIIQTFVGSLLIIVTALVIQFTGFLQIDPILGAVFGVVLLWASIGVIREAVHILMEGTPEETDLDAVIDDLRDQDGVLDVHHAHAWTLTSGKHAFSAHLRHTDPAEAAGILENAYSRLTRDHGFHMVTLQLETDCLDERHAQDLDVTRDTIGSTLDMDEHPATTGDKTKGSHHH from the coding sequence ATGGCTGCCCAATCACACGCCGGGCATATGCCCACATCCGGTAAAGCCCTCGTTATCTCCGCCTGGTTGACAGGCGTCTACTTCGTCATCGAACTCGCTGTCGGTCTCTGGACTGGATCGATTGCGGTGCTTTCCGATGCTTTCCACACGCTCTCAGCAGTAGGAGGCGTCTTGGTCGCGATCATTGCACAACGTATCGCGCAACGGCCTGCCGACGCGCAACGCAGTTTTGGCTGGTACCGTGCCGAGATCATCGGCGCGCTGGTCAATGGCGGCTTCCTGCTCGGCATGGCGCTTCTTGTCATTTGGATGGGCGTGATGCGGCTCGGCAATCCGATCCATCTGCCAACCGGCCCCATGCTCTGGGTAGCGTTCGGCGGATTGGTCACAGAGATCATCTCGCTTGGCCTGATGTGGAAATCGAGTCGCGATGATTTGAACGCGCGCGGCGCGCTTTGGCACATCATCCAGACCTTCGTCGGCAGCCTTCTGATCATCGTGACTGCCCTGGTGATCCAGTTCACCGGCTTTCTTCAAATCGACCCGATCCTTGGGGCCGTATTCGGGGTCGTTCTGCTCTGGGCCTCGATCGGCGTCATTCGCGAAGCCGTACACATCCTCATGGAGGGGACACCAGAGGAGACGGACCTCGATGCAGTGATCGACGATCTCCGTGATCAGGACGGTGTCCTCGATGTCCATCATGCACATGCCTGGACACTGACAAGCGGCAAACACGCTTTTTCCGCGCATTTGCGCCATACCGATCCGGCCGAAGCCGCCGGGATTCTCGAAAACGCGTACAGTCGGCTGACGCGCGACCACGGCTTCCATATGGTGACCCTGCAACTTGAGACCGACTGCCTCGACGAACGACATGCTCAAGATCTTGATGTGACGCGCGACACGATCGGCAGCACGCTCGACATGGACGAGCACCCCGCTACAACTGGTGATAAAACAAAAGGGAGCCACCACCATTGA
- a CDS encoding DUF411 domain-containing protein: MKRRIFLISTASTVLARPLWANTSPVIQVLKTPTCGCCTAWVEHVRQAGFAVEAENVDQDALYAFKDRLQITPEFAGCHTAIVGDYFIEGHVPASDIERLLAERPSARGLAVPGMPMSSPGMGGPGAGDTFDTLLVGSDGSTSVFASHS; encoded by the coding sequence TTGAAACGACGAATTTTTCTGATTTCCACGGCTTCTACAGTCCTGGCACGTCCACTGTGGGCAAACACCTCTCCAGTTATCCAGGTGCTGAAGACACCGACATGCGGCTGTTGCACGGCATGGGTGGAGCACGTCCGACAAGCCGGATTCGCGGTCGAGGCGGAAAACGTTGATCAGGACGCGCTTTACGCATTCAAAGACAGGCTGCAAATCACGCCTGAGTTCGCCGGATGCCATACTGCAATTGTGGGTGACTATTTCATTGAAGGCCATGTGCCTGCCTCGGACATCGAACGCCTTCTAGCTGAGCGGCCCTCGGCGCGCGGCCTGGCCGTACCCGGCATGCCGATGAGCTCGCCTGGAATGGGCGGGCCCGGCGCAGGAGATACCTTTGACACGCTGCTTGTGGGCTCGGACGGATCAACCTCCGTTTTTGCCAGCCACAGTTAG
- a CDS encoding Crp/Fnr family transcriptional regulator: MPDPYARLPKSAQKLFSADARETLFRQGAETTGLYIVLTGSVHLERVGPNGERFVIHRAKAGTSFAEASIFSEHYHCDALVIEAGEFMRIDKTAVLGAFGDVEFARAYGRQAARQIQAQRQLLEIVGIRSAEERVMAGLVAGLLDGQVIDFAALLRLSHEATYRALRALVEAGRVTNPSRGIYRLPGAF, translated from the coding sequence ATGCCTGATCCCTACGCCCGCCTTCCAAAATCCGCGCAGAAACTCTTCTCCGCCGACGCTCGCGAAACGCTCTTTCGGCAAGGCGCCGAGACGACGGGACTGTACATCGTACTAACCGGGAGCGTGCATCTTGAGCGGGTTGGGCCGAATGGCGAGCGTTTCGTGATCCATCGCGCAAAGGCTGGGACGAGTTTCGCCGAGGCCTCGATATTCTCGGAACACTACCACTGCGACGCTCTTGTAATCGAAGCGGGTGAGTTCATGAGGATCGACAAAACCGCTGTCCTAGGAGCGTTTGGAGATGTTGAGTTCGCGCGCGCCTATGGTCGTCAGGCTGCCCGACAGATACAAGCGCAGCGACAGCTTCTCGAAATCGTCGGCATTCGAAGCGCGGAAGAGCGTGTAATGGCCGGGCTTGTCGCCGGACTGCTCGATGGTCAAGTTATCGATTTCGCAGCGCTCTTGCGCCTGAGCCACGAGGCGACGTATCGCGCGCTTCGGGCGCTCGTTGAGGCAGGACGTGTCACAAACCCGTCCCGCGGCATTTATCGCTTACCGGGGGCTTTCTAA
- a CDS encoding cation diffusion facilitator family transporter, whose protein sequence is MTKREKTGDQNTPIRMRVHGTDCAKDAAEIERAARSAGVAAEDVKVSSATHIMTLRIAEGDLPKLRPALEATGYGFERIEGDDTSTDPAYKDPSYRRALWIVVVLNLGYGVVEMAGGFLSGSQALKADALDFLGDGAITFLGLLAIGWSLTWRARSAMIQGVFLGLLGLGVVASTLWRVLNQATPEAGLMGAFAVGALIVNILAVLPLLKHRKGDANMRAVWLFSRNDAIGNLAVVIAAGLVAWSGSAWPDLVVAFGIAALFLHSSWAIIRDARADLREQLASRNSRPL, encoded by the coding sequence ATGACAAAGCGAGAAAAGACCGGCGATCAGAACACCCCTATCCGGATGCGGGTGCACGGGACGGATTGCGCGAAGGATGCGGCCGAGATCGAACGTGCCGCGCGGTCGGCGGGCGTCGCGGCGGAAGACGTCAAGGTCTCGTCTGCAACCCACATCATGACGCTGCGCATCGCGGAAGGCGATCTTCCGAAGCTGCGCCCAGCACTGGAAGCGACAGGATACGGCTTCGAGCGGATCGAGGGCGACGACACCTCGACCGATCCGGCCTACAAGGACCCGTCCTATCGCCGGGCGCTCTGGATCGTGGTGGTGCTCAACCTCGGCTATGGCGTCGTGGAAATGGCGGGTGGGTTTCTGTCCGGCTCGCAGGCGCTGAAGGCGGATGCCCTCGATTTCCTCGGCGACGGGGCGATCACGTTTCTCGGCCTGCTCGCCATCGGCTGGAGCCTGACGTGGCGTGCCCGATCCGCCATGATCCAGGGCGTGTTCCTTGGCCTTCTGGGTCTCGGTGTCGTTGCCAGCACTCTCTGGCGCGTCCTGAATCAGGCCACGCCCGAGGCGGGGCTGATGGGTGCCTTCGCCGTGGGTGCGCTGATCGTCAATATCCTCGCCGTCCTGCCGCTTCTGAAGCACCGGAAGGGAGACGCCAACATGCGGGCGGTCTGGCTGTTCTCGCGCAACGACGCCATCGGCAACCTTGCCGTCGTGATCGCGGCCGGGCTTGTCGCGTGGTCCGGCAGCGCCTGGCCGGACTTGGTCGTCGCTTTCGGGATCGCGGCGCTGTTCCTGCACTCGTCCTGGGCCATTATTCGCGACGCGCGAGCTGATTTGCGAGAGCAGTTGGCATCAAGAAATAGCCGACCGCTGTAG
- a CDS encoding isoprenylcysteine carboxylmethyltransferase family protein — protein sequence MSAFVASVTFLALISATFLGAVLVWSIFFPSRRLWPTGRVTPFTQIKIWSPTVAIFAAASLVGIIEWNALDWPGWLRFGVGLPLILAGNLIVWRAVFGIDMDATSGARSHLKTDGLYRYSRNPQYLADMGILIGWAVLSASPSAWIIAAGGFAALALAPFAEEPWLEDVYGEAYRCYRNRVPRFLGWPGWGVPSR from the coding sequence GTGAGCGCTTTCGTGGCGTCGGTGACTTTCCTAGCGCTCATCAGCGCAACGTTTCTCGGTGCGGTGCTTGTCTGGTCGATCTTTTTTCCATCGCGCCGTCTCTGGCCGACTGGTCGAGTCACCCCGTTCACACAGATCAAGATCTGGTCTCCGACCGTCGCAATTTTTGCGGCTGCATCCCTCGTGGGCATTATCGAATGGAATGCGCTCGACTGGCCCGGCTGGCTACGGTTCGGCGTTGGGTTGCCTCTCATTCTGGCCGGAAATCTGATTGTGTGGCGCGCGGTTTTCGGCATCGACATGGATGCGACGAGCGGGGCGCGCAGTCACCTGAAGACGGACGGCCTCTATCGCTACAGCCGCAACCCGCAATACCTCGCCGACATGGGCATTCTGATCGGATGGGCCGTTCTATCCGCATCGCCATCGGCCTGGATCATCGCGGCGGGCGGTTTTGCGGCGCTGGCTCTTGCCCCGTTCGCCGAAGAGCCGTGGCTGGAAGATGTCTATGGCGAAGCCTATCGATGTTACCGCAATCGCGTTCCACGGTTCTTGGGCTGGCCGGGATGGGGCGTTCCTTCACGTTGA
- a CDS encoding cation diffusion facilitator family transporter, whose amino-acid sequence MPHDHVHIDPEAGDRRVFAAIAVNLGLTVAQIVGGIVSGSLALIADALHNFSDAISLIIAFAARKIARRPRDEDMTFGYGRVEVVAALINYTTLIVIGLYLLYEAAMRFADPQDVEGWLIVIIAGIALVVDAATALLTYTMSKSSVNIRAAFLHNVADALGSIAVIVAGTLILLYDWRLIDPIVTVMIAGYILWQSFREIGPVIRILMLGSPPDIETRGVLDAVRNVPGVTGIHHAHFWQMNEHHAALDAHVVIEEGRWNDADAIKERIKAVLSDRFDIEHTTLELECARHACDAPSEFGGRGHGGAAT is encoded by the coding sequence ATGCCGCATGACCACGTTCACATTGACCCGGAGGCGGGCGACCGCCGGGTGTTTGCGGCGATTGCCGTCAATCTCGGGCTGACCGTCGCGCAGATTGTCGGCGGGATCGTCTCCGGCTCGCTCGCGCTGATCGCCGATGCGCTGCACAACTTCTCCGACGCGATCTCGCTCATCATCGCCTTCGCTGCCCGCAAGATCGCGCGACGGCCGAGAGATGAAGACATGACGTTCGGCTACGGCCGGGTCGAGGTGGTCGCCGCGCTCATCAACTACACGACGCTGATCGTGATCGGCCTCTACCTGCTCTACGAGGCGGCGATGCGGTTCGCAGACCCGCAGGACGTCGAGGGATGGCTGATCGTCATCATCGCGGGCATCGCTCTGGTCGTGGACGCGGCAACGGCGCTGCTGACCTACACGATGTCCAAATCCAGCGTGAACATCCGTGCAGCGTTCCTGCACAATGTCGCTGACGCGCTCGGCTCGATTGCCGTGATTGTCGCGGGCACGCTGATCCTGCTCTACGACTGGCGACTGATCGACCCCATCGTGACGGTCATGATCGCGGGCTACATCCTGTGGCAATCCTTCCGGGAAATCGGCCCAGTCATCCGCATCCTGATGCTTGGATCGCCGCCCGACATCGAGACGCGCGGCGTTCTCGACGCTGTGCGCAATGTGCCCGGCGTCACGGGCATCCACCACGCGCATTTCTGGCAGATGAACGAGCATCACGCGGCGCTCGACGCCCATGTCGTGATCGAGGAGGGACGCTGGAACGATGCCGACGCGATCAAGGAACGGATCAAAGCCGTCCTTTCCGACAGGTTCGACATCGAGCACACCACGCTGGAGCTGGAATGCGCGCGACACGCCTGCGATGCACCGTCCGAATTCGGCGGGCGCGGGCACGGTGGGGCGGCGACGTGA
- a CDS encoding helix-turn-helix domain-containing protein, protein MLSIGELSRRTRVKVPTIRYYETVGLLTAPERTGGNQRRYDQAGLERLSFIRHARDLGFSIEAISSLIELQDHPDRSCQAATEIAAAQLSDVRAKIKRLRALEKELLRIADGCDGDGVSEDCYVLASLADHDLCQREH, encoded by the coding sequence ATGCTGTCGATTGGCGAGCTTTCCAGACGCACCAGGGTCAAGGTTCCGACCATCCGCTACTACGAGACTGTCGGCCTGCTGACCGCACCCGAGCGCACCGGAGGCAATCAAAGACGATACGATCAGGCAGGCCTGGAGCGGTTGAGCTTCATCAGGCACGCACGGGACCTCGGTTTCTCGATTGAAGCGATCTCGTCGCTGATCGAGCTTCAGGATCACCCCGACCGGTCCTGCCAGGCGGCGACCGAGATCGCCGCCGCCCAGCTCTCGGATGTCCGGGCGAAGATCAAACGGCTCCGCGCGCTGGAGAAGGAGCTTCTGCGCATCGCCGATGGGTGTGACGGCGATGGCGTCTCGGAAGACTGCTATGTGCTGGCGTCCCTCGCCGACCACGACCTGTGCCAGCGGGAGCATTGA
- a CDS encoding Crp/Fnr family transcriptional regulator: protein MSGWIHIFDGAPVREIESGAYLFRREEAVRSMFLVRAGAVALERPLEDGTPLTLHVATPGTALAEASLFAATYHCDAVARSEASIANLPRVEFLTALRSEPDAALSLVETHAKEVQAQRARIETLRLRRVADRLDAWLDLHGEPRKGRWTEVANQIGVSPPALYRELARRRSRKEQ from the coding sequence ATGTCGGGCTGGATACATATCTTTGACGGCGCGCCTGTCCGCGAGATCGAGTCGGGCGCGTATCTATTCCGGCGCGAAGAGGCGGTCCGATCCATGTTCCTGGTCCGAGCAGGAGCTGTCGCCCTGGAACGCCCGCTGGAAGACGGAACACCGCTGACGCTGCATGTTGCCACGCCAGGCACCGCGTTGGCCGAAGCCTCCCTTTTTGCCGCGACCTATCACTGCGATGCGGTTGCAAGATCGGAGGCCTCGATTGCCAACTTGCCGAGGGTGGAATTTCTCACGGCGCTACGGAGTGAGCCGGATGCCGCCCTAAGCCTTGTCGAAACCCACGCGAAAGAGGTTCAGGCGCAGAGGGCGCGGATCGAGACACTGCGCCTGCGCCGTGTGGCAGACAGGCTGGACGCATGGTTGGACCTTCACGGCGAGCCGCGGAAGGGCCGCTGGACCGAGGTTGCCAATCAGATCGGAGTTTCGCCACCCGCACTTTACCGAGAGTTGGCACGGCGACGGAGCCGTAAAGAACAATGA